In bacterium, a genomic segment contains:
- a CDS encoding DUF4032 domain-containing protein has translation MTPRRLKEFEEIQQAHGALAARPLGVIPVPVDEIVGSVGRARYFPRGLRAGSGLTPSRVRRLVRALDRGEVLPSVLLYRIGHEYFIADGHHRVAAARLVGQQYVDAEVVAYLSETDRPEDVVARERVRFEQQTGLTTIVLHEVGQYPKLLRWIEDFRRQRGRSLRSAAREWYNGVYLPAVQDPAFRRLLRLFPGRSPGDVFVYVGDHKWILSKAAGQDVGMRAAIESFAQRIVHARGPRGFARWLEGLSILLAKRSGAASRTRPSGPAGH, from the coding sequence GTGACGCCGCGCCGGCTCAAGGAGTTCGAGGAGATCCAGCAGGCGCACGGCGCTCTCGCCGCCCGACCGCTTGGGGTGATCCCGGTGCCGGTGGATGAGATCGTCGGCAGCGTCGGACGGGCCCGCTACTTTCCCCGCGGCCTGCGCGCCGGGAGCGGCCTCACCCCATCTCGCGTTCGCCGGCTCGTCCGGGCGCTCGACCGCGGGGAGGTGCTGCCTTCCGTGCTCCTTTATCGGATCGGGCACGAGTATTTCATCGCCGACGGCCACCACCGGGTCGCGGCCGCCCGGCTCGTCGGGCAGCAGTACGTGGACGCCGAGGTGGTGGCGTACCTCTCCGAGACGGACCGCCCGGAGGATGTCGTCGCGCGGGAGCGCGTGCGGTTCGAGCAGCAGACCGGCCTCACGACGATCGTGCTGCACGAGGTCGGCCAGTATCCGAAGCTCCTGCGGTGGATCGAAGACTTCCGGCGCCAGCGGGGCCGCTCCCTGCGGAGCGCGGCGCGCGAGTGGTACAACGGCGTCTATCTGCCGGCCGTCCAGGACCCCGCGTTCCGGCGGCTCCTGCGGTTGTTTCCGGGCCGGTCGCCCGGCGACGTGTTCGTGTACGTGGGCGATCACAAGTGGATCCTGAGCAAAGCCGCCGGGCAGGACGTCGGGATGCGGGCGGCGATCGAGAGCTTCGCGCAACGGATCGTACACGCCCGGGGCCCCCGCGGGTTTGCGCGCTGGCTCGAGGGACTATCCATCCTTCTGGCGAAGCGGTCGGGCGCTGCTTCGCGGACGAGGCCGAGCGGTCCGGCCGGACACTG
- a CDS encoding metallophosphoesterase encodes MSILAVSDEVDDALLGDVRSERCAGVRLIVSCGDLPADYLEALADRYAVPMLYVRGNHDLRYRETPPPGDDLDGRVIAEAGLRLLGFEGCMWYNGEGVQYTEREMWWRVLRARPLVWRAGGVDVIVTHAPPAGIHDGTDLAHTGYRTFRKLLETLRPRYFIHGHNHLSYVPQGARATVVGETTVVNAYRSVVLPLEAPARRQTIP; translated from the coding sequence GTGAGCATTCTTGCGGTCAGCGACGAAGTCGATGACGCGCTTCTGGGGGACGTCCGTTCCGAGCGCTGCGCCGGAGTCCGGTTGATCGTTTCCTGCGGCGATCTGCCGGCGGATTACCTCGAGGCGCTCGCCGACCGGTATGCCGTCCCGATGCTCTACGTCCGGGGCAACCACGATCTCCGCTACCGGGAGACTCCGCCTCCCGGCGACGATCTCGACGGGCGCGTCATCGCCGAGGCCGGCTTGCGCCTGCTGGGGTTCGAGGGGTGCATGTGGTACAACGGGGAGGGGGTGCAGTACACCGAGCGCGAGATGTGGTGGCGCGTTCTGCGGGCACGGCCGCTGGTGTGGCGGGCCGGGGGTGTGGACGTCATCGTCACGCACGCGCCCCCCGCCGGTATTCACGACGGCACCGACCTGGCCCACACCGGCTACCGGACGTTTCGGAAGCTCCTCGAGACGCTGCGGCCGCGTTACTTCATCCACGGCCACAACCACCTCTCCTATGTGCCCCAAGGCGCGCGGGCGACCGTAGTGGGAGAGACCACCGTGGTCAACGCCTACCGCTCCGTGGTCCTTCCGCTCGAGGCGCCGGCGCGCCGGCAGACCATCCCGTGA